The Gadus macrocephalus chromosome 13, ASM3116895v1 genome includes a window with the following:
- the LOC132470288 gene encoding major intrinsically disordered Notch2-binding receptor 1-like, whose product MANLQQEYPLVLLGILEELANMRHWLSFQDLCRMVSTRFDLEHLVELRSLLFAAASQDPCFPATLFRDRVAVRNLGLSPIGVAADIVTIFNLIQMTSGAYDGNQSTRSEAAIPIDQSLGPSELLSFTGRERARSHSDIGSKPIDQHLLFPKSNYSAYKRGSLPPDPISLVSSPPARARAVSFSLPHNSPLFAGDQFTSQDMQNMYLPLETDSESSGESVPPEVFEEEQESAVDQKRNIFKKDFHNQPPLIPQVTISSESLSPGQVPKSFDNLSFEMLNNPYPSPTAVQHLTEQQVKHESLDDLQDSTYFGPRSKAEWSPRHLQPPRTQKSMWTNKSHSLEDRVGVGSMGLGLEASGAPFPRRSSPAISLLGASLAGEFRNSLMVDRGDGAKAQGTQTDAPDHRRLRSMVHADRLSFMTSLDDPEFGEDDISAIFRFLDDMSMCGSTGVLHPSEGMAAANPDTHEGRRGRLGQLQRLFHSLESTDDGGLKASVCKLLLRMSQIERQLEGLAEVKSEISQVLSALQRLDEKIQQPVVGGGRGVGGGRWLEPLSAGVSSFSSHPVTPGSETSEPQPLSVSGLLYPRTSSSSLDWSRWNAGGPMESGTDQAEVSKGSKEGKKEASSRRASRAHAEEKAVSDAKRPSVSHSAREWAVAFSKGKDHKSSSYEKGGQVDQTNNSTTNLLSQKPPTLVEQVFNSGLFKQKDSSLMGGMSSGKVMESRLAEGRGRPIWALHDRESPVSPLNMQGQESLNPTNMDFWMEDTYTPGYDALLRRKEAHLRRARACKLGALIIISIIIILVIVIPVCTMGI is encoded by the exons ATGGCGAACCTACAGCAGGAGTACCCGTTGGTGCTGCTGGGGATACTGGAGGAGCTGGCCAACATGCGCCACTGGCTCTCTTTCCAGGACCTCTGTCGCATGGTCAGCACCCGGTTCGATCTGGAGCACCTCGTGGAGCTCCGGAGCCTGCTGTTTGCGGCGGCCAGTCAAGACCCGTGCTTCCCTGCTACCCTCTTCAGGGACCGCGTTGCGGTCCGAAATCTGGGGCTCTCCCCGATAGGCGTGGCTGCGGATATCGTCACAATCTTCAATCTCATTCAGATGACAAGTGGTGCTTATGATGGCAACCAATCGACGAGGAGCGAGGCGGCTATCCCCATCGACCAATCCCTGGGACCCTCTGAGCTGCTGAGCTTTACTGGAAGGGAAAGAGCACGTTCCCACTCTGACATTGGAAGCAAGCCCATAGATCAGCACTTACTCTTCCCCAAATCGAATTATTCAGCCTACAAGCGCGGAAGCCTCCCGCCGGATCCCATCTCACTCGTGTCCTCTCCTCCGGCCAGAGCGAGGGCTGTGTCTTTCAGCCTGCCGCACAACTCCCCTTTATTTGCGGGGGATCAGTTCACAAGCCAGGACATGCAGAACATGTACCTGCCCCTGGAGACCGACAGCGAGTCCAGCGGAGAGTCTGTTCCTCCAGAGGTGTtcgaagaggagcaggagtccGCTGTCGACCAGAAGAGAAACATCTTCAAGAAGGATTTCCACAACCAGCCCCCGCTAATACCCCAGGTGACTATTAGCAGTGAGTCTCTTAGTCCTGGTCAAGTGCCGAAATCCTTTGATAACCTTAGCTTTGAGATGCTGAACAACCCTTACCCGTCACCCACAGCTGTTCAGCATTTAACGGAGCAACAGGTGAAGCACGAGAGCTTGGATGACCTGCAGGACTCCACCTACTTTGGGCCGAGGTCAAAGGCCGAGTGGTCCCCACGTCACCTCCAACCCCCCAGGACCCAGAAGTCCATGTGGACCAACAAGAGCCATAGTTTGGAGGACCGGGTCGGCGTGGGCAGCATGGGGTTGGGCTTGGAAGCGTCAGGGGCTCCCTTCCCGCGGCGGTCTTCCCCGGCTATCAGCCTCCTCGGGGCCTCTTTGGCAGGGGAGTTTAGGAACAGCCTCATGGTGGACAGAGGCGATGGGGCCAAGGCTCAGGGGACCCAGACCGACGCCCCGGACCACAGAAGGCTCCGCAGCATGGTCCACGCCGACCGCCTCTCCTTCATGACCTCGCTGGACGACCCCGAGTTCGGGGAGGACGACATCAGCGCCATATTCCGTTTCCTGGACGACATGAGCATGTGCGGCTCGACGGGCGTCCTGCACCCCAGCGAGGGTATGGCGGCCGCGAACCCGGACACCcacgaggggaggaggggacgcCTGGGTCAACTGCAGAGACTCTTCCACTCCCTGGAGAGCACCGACGACGGCGGCCTCAAGGCCAGCGTCTGCAAGCTGCTCCTGCGCATGAGCCAGATCGAGCGGCAGCTCGAGGGCCTGGCCGAGGTCAAGTCGGAGATCTCCCAGGTCCTCTCTGCCCTGCAGCGGCTGGACGAGAAGATCCAGCAGCCCGTGGTCGGGGGCGGACGGGGCGTCGGGGGCGGCCGGTGGCTAGAGCCTCTCAGCGCCGGTGTGTCCTCGTTCAGCAGCCACCCGGTGACTCCTGGCTCTGAGACGTCAGAGCCCCAGCCTCTGTCCGTGTCCGGGCTTCTCTACCCGaggaccagcagcagcagcctggacTGGAGCAGGTGGAACGCCGGGGGGCCGATGGAGAGCGGCACGGATCAGGCTGAGGTTTCCAAGGGCTCCaaggaggggaagaaggaggCGTCCTCTCGACGGGCCTCCAGGGCCCATGCCGAGGAGAAGGCGGTTTCAGATGCAAAGCGTCCCAGTGTGTCCCACTCTGCACGGGAATGGGCGGTCGCATTCTCTAAAGGCAAAGACCACAAGTCCTCTTCGTATGAAAAAGGTGGACAG GTGGATCAGACCAACAACAGCACAACCAACCTGCTTTCTCAGAAGCCCCCAACCCTGGTGGAGCAAGTGTTTAACTCGGGCTTGTTCAAACAGAAGGACAGCAGTCTGATGGGTGGGATGAGCTCTGGGAAGGTCATGGAGTCTAGATTGgctgaggggaggggaagaCCAATCTGGGCGCTCCATGACAGAGAGTCCCCCGTCTCCCCTTTAAATATGCAG GGCCAGGAGTCTCTGAACCCCACCAACATGGACTTCTGGATGGAGGACACCTACACTCCTGGCTATGATGCGTTACTCAGGCGCAAGGAGGCCCACCTTCGCAGGGCCAGGGCCTGTAAACTAGGGGCACTGATTATCATCTCTATAATCATAATTCTGGTTATTGTTATTCCTGTTTGCACCATGGGCATATAA
- the LOC132470287 gene encoding evC complex member EVC-like isoform X1 yields MTNQNAVAECAIDVLVTFPESLQIFTGLLTALTVSGGLLGIVTAALLYVFCLKPMLLTRQGNNARRLLEPVEENVDNHQSDHISNNRKDVTSSSAAKVEKKMLPINSDVAAFASRAKVVYPINQKYRPLADGASNPSVHERSKLPAGSNEDSSTGESLSQEQDNDDSSQFISSSLVPRSLQNQSFSRAPHYPHTLTQTGFEGRIGLYCLALQDVQQQCCGLQEEKCQIFLRMVKMIFSQRFPKNKNEEDFFKNLIVMQEKEVETLRKRLTAKTASEKTAETDSPCTLEEIERTHKDLLEHGLQMTEVFGQQVEHLCQHLLGKDSVLPTEEAQAIINSLIHTLVLLENHWMAAQEAGLKSIQQRLLWWEELMYLFQAKPALLRQEVSLRQALVATALEQLSGEDTLTFDLMEKMLSEMQCSLKECLELCTEDCVKKAKELASEKWRRTESKSQKLQSSQARERSQALDSAQAHGDLHHFIKVYKELQAKHRQQSISLELKQDDRVVEALCDLWRKLHSSWSRRVGEEAKKVFLGNLAPRPQLSVEHCSKLWLDLEDKLATQWQQAEVGTKMQLEDMRAQMDQDRQLWCEETAVVLACLRHLTEQQMKMLQTTVVRQSYMLDRPVGMLLEKKQERLLVAVQTHFVSRHFCLHVLREMRLSKLKALAQTDFRDLLREDHNQSQENDNSAAKDQRKDSGASLAERHLGAESQLVDHSFQQEFLSELETGTELLQRHAQLLVGNALSHRVWGRMEATAPLEWPTRPQHTDGLKHHLAEVASESVYLTKDSLSALVQGYYSHMEDVTTRLQEEQSSTRQSVREENARRESSHLFHQGLLRELANWEKNLTSKEFQKRVEQHKRKLLEHYDLGQEVLFDTLRQQRVSEDQAMEKVKAQLLEAEENFITEVAALARVSLQNTRLDPTIQEENSGVVSHDIMNLLALNPDLDPAKNPSLTPTVVATAPKAPQKKNRERESQLI; encoded by the exons ATGACAAACCAGAATGCGGTGGCAGAATGCGCCATTGATGTGTTGGTCACTTTCCCCGAATCGCTGCAGATATTTACAGGACTGCTCACAGCATTGACTGTCTCTGGGGGTCTGTTGGGCATTGTTACCGCTGCTCTGTTGTATGTGTTCTGTCTGAAGCCCATGCTTTTAACAAGAcag GGCAACAATGCTAGAAGGTTACTTGAGCCAGTCGAAGAAAACGTGGACAACCATCAAAGTGACCACATCAGCAACAACCGAAAAGATGTGACAAGTTCCTCGGCTGCAAAAGTT GAAAAAAAGATGCTACCCATCAACAGTGATGTTGCCGCGTTTGCATCGAGAGCAAAAGTGGTTTACCCCATCAACCAGAAATACAGG CCGTTAGCAGACGGAGCGTCCAATCCCTCAGTACACGAGCGCTCAAAGCTTCCCGCTGGCTCCAACGAGGACTCCTCCACCGGAGAGTCCCTGAGCCAGGAGCAGGACAATGATGACAGCAGCcagttcatctcctcctctctggtgcCCAGGAGCCTCCAGAACCAGAGCTTCTCCAGGGCCCCCcactacccacacacactcactcaaactgG GTTTGAGGGACGTATCGGTCTCTACTGTCTTGCCCTGCAGGACGTGCAGCAACAGTGTTGTGGCCTCCAGGAGGAGAAGTGTCAG ATCTTTCTCCGAATGGTGAAAATGATATTCAGTCAGCGGTTTCCAAAGAATAAAAATGAGGAAGACTTCTTCAAGAACCTCATTGTAATGCAGGAAAAG GAAGTGGAAACACTGAGGAAACGGTTAACCGCCAAGACGGCCTCTGAAAAGACTGCTGAGACAGATTCTCCCTGTaccctggaggagatagagaggacCCATAAAGACCTTCTGGAGCACGGGCTTCAAATG ACTGAAGTATTTGGCCAGCAGGTGGAGCACTTGTGCCAGCATCTTTTGGGTAAGGACAGCGTTCTGCCGACAGAGGAAGCCCAGGCCATCATCAACTCTCTCATCCACACTCTGGTACTGCTAGAGAACCACTGGATGGCTGCTCAGGAAGCAGGCCTTAAG AGCATCCAGCAGAGGCTGCTGTGGTGGGAGGAGTTGATGTATCTTTTTCAGGCCAAACCCGCCTTACTCAGACAGGAAGTGTCTCTGAGGCAAGCCCTGGTTGCCACGGCACTGGAGCAGCTCTCCGGAGAAGACaccttgacctttgacctgatgGAGAAGATGCTGTCGGAAATGCAGTGCAGTCTGAAGGAGTGCCTTGAGCTGTGCACCGAGG ACTGTGTGAAGAAAGCCAAGGAGCTGGCGAgtgagaagtggaggaggaccGAGAGCAAGAGTCAGAAGCTGCAGAGCAGCCAGGCCCGGGAGAGAAGCCAAGCGCTGGATTCAGCACAAGCCCACGGTGACCTACATCACTTCATCAAG GTGTATAAGGAGCTGCAGGCCAAACACAGGCAGCAGAGCATCAGCCTGGAGTTGAAACAGGATGACAGAGTGGTCGAAGCCCTCTGCGATCTATGGAGG AAACTTCACTCTTCGTGGTCGAGGAGAGTGGGCGAGGAGGCCAAGAAGGTCTTCCTCGGCAATCTTGCTCCCAGGCCACAGCTCTCTGTTGAGCACTGCAGCAAGCTGTGGTTGGATCTAGAGGATAAGCTGGCCACACAGTGGCAGCAGGCGGAGGTTGGGACCAAGATGCAACTGGAGGACATGAGGGCTCAGATGGATCAGGATAGACAG CTCTGGTGTGAAGAGACTGCTGTGGTGCTGGCTTGCCTCAGGCATCTGACAGAGCAGCAGATGAAGATGCTCCAAACCACAGTTGTCAGGCAGAGCTACATGCTGGACAG ACCGGTGGGGATGCTGCTGGAAAAGAAACAGGAGCGCCTCCTGGTGGCAGTGCAGACACACTTTGTGTCCAGGCACTTCTGTCTGCATGTGCTAAGGGAAATGAGGCTGTCCAAGCTGAAAGCGCTGGCTCAAACAGACTTCAGAGACCTGCTGAGAGAAGACCACAACCAAAGCCAGGAAAACGACAATTCAGCCGCGAAAGATCAACGCAAG GACAGCGGGGCCAGCCTGGCAGAGAGACACCTGGGGGCCGAGAGCCAGCTGGTGGACCACAGCTTCCAGCAGGAGTTCCTCTCGGAGCTGGAGACGGGCACCGAGCTCCTGCAGAGGCACGCCCAGCTGCTGGTGGGCAACGCCCTCAGCCACAGGGTCTGGGGGCGGATGGAGGCCACGGCCCCGCTGGAATGGCCCACCCGCCCACAGCACACCGACGGACTGAAG CATCACCTGGCTGAGGTTGCCTCTGAGAGCGTGTACCTAACCAAGGACTCCCTCAGTGCCCTGGTTCAGGGTTACTACTCTCACATGGAGGACGTCACCACCAGACTGCAGGAGGAACAGTCAAGCACACGGCAGTCAGTCAGAG AAGAGAATGCGAGGCGAGAGAGCAGCCATCTCTTCCACCAGGGCTTGCTGAGAGAGCTGGCCAACTGGGAGAAGAACCTGACGTCTAAAGAGTTTCAAAAGAG GGTTGAACAACACAAAAGGAAGTTGCTGGAGCACTACGACCTCGGACAGGAGGTGCTGTTTGATACTCTGAGGCAGCAAAGAGTTTCCGAGGACCAGGCCATGGAAAAGGTCAAAGCACAGTTGCTG GAAGCAGAGGAAAACTTTATTACGGAGGTGGCTGCCCTGGCCCGGGTGTCTCTCCAAAACACCCGTCTGGACCCCACTATCCAGGAGGAGAACTCTG GTGTTGTGAGTCACGACATCATGAATCTGCTGGCCCTGAATCCAGATCTGGATCCTGCTAAGAATCCCTCTCTGACTCCAACAGTTGTAGCGACCGCTCCAAAAGCACCTCAGAAGAAGAACAGGGAGCGGGAATCTCAACTCATTTGA
- the LOC132470287 gene encoding evC complex member EVC-like isoform X2 encodes MTNQNAVAECAIDVLVTFPESLQIFTGLLTALTVSGGLLGIVTAALLYVFCLKPMLLTRQGNNARRLLEPVEENVDNHQSDHISNNRKDVTSSSAAKEKKMLPINSDVAAFASRAKVVYPINQKYRPLADGASNPSVHERSKLPAGSNEDSSTGESLSQEQDNDDSSQFISSSLVPRSLQNQSFSRAPHYPHTLTQTGFEGRIGLYCLALQDVQQQCCGLQEEKCQIFLRMVKMIFSQRFPKNKNEEDFFKNLIVMQEKEVETLRKRLTAKTASEKTAETDSPCTLEEIERTHKDLLEHGLQMTEVFGQQVEHLCQHLLGKDSVLPTEEAQAIINSLIHTLVLLENHWMAAQEAGLKSIQQRLLWWEELMYLFQAKPALLRQEVSLRQALVATALEQLSGEDTLTFDLMEKMLSEMQCSLKECLELCTEDCVKKAKELASEKWRRTESKSQKLQSSQARERSQALDSAQAHGDLHHFIKVYKELQAKHRQQSISLELKQDDRVVEALCDLWRKLHSSWSRRVGEEAKKVFLGNLAPRPQLSVEHCSKLWLDLEDKLATQWQQAEVGTKMQLEDMRAQMDQDRQLWCEETAVVLACLRHLTEQQMKMLQTTVVRQSYMLDRPVGMLLEKKQERLLVAVQTHFVSRHFCLHVLREMRLSKLKALAQTDFRDLLREDHNQSQENDNSAAKDQRKDSGASLAERHLGAESQLVDHSFQQEFLSELETGTELLQRHAQLLVGNALSHRVWGRMEATAPLEWPTRPQHTDGLKHHLAEVASESVYLTKDSLSALVQGYYSHMEDVTTRLQEEQSSTRQSVREENARRESSHLFHQGLLRELANWEKNLTSKEFQKRVEQHKRKLLEHYDLGQEVLFDTLRQQRVSEDQAMEKVKAQLLEAEENFITEVAALARVSLQNTRLDPTIQEENSGVVSHDIMNLLALNPDLDPAKNPSLTPTVVATAPKAPQKKNRERESQLI; translated from the exons ATGACAAACCAGAATGCGGTGGCAGAATGCGCCATTGATGTGTTGGTCACTTTCCCCGAATCGCTGCAGATATTTACAGGACTGCTCACAGCATTGACTGTCTCTGGGGGTCTGTTGGGCATTGTTACCGCTGCTCTGTTGTATGTGTTCTGTCTGAAGCCCATGCTTTTAACAAGAcag GGCAACAATGCTAGAAGGTTACTTGAGCCAGTCGAAGAAAACGTGGACAACCATCAAAGTGACCACATCAGCAACAACCGAAAAGATGTGACAAGTTCCTCGGCTGCAAAA GAAAAAAAGATGCTACCCATCAACAGTGATGTTGCCGCGTTTGCATCGAGAGCAAAAGTGGTTTACCCCATCAACCAGAAATACAGG CCGTTAGCAGACGGAGCGTCCAATCCCTCAGTACACGAGCGCTCAAAGCTTCCCGCTGGCTCCAACGAGGACTCCTCCACCGGAGAGTCCCTGAGCCAGGAGCAGGACAATGATGACAGCAGCcagttcatctcctcctctctggtgcCCAGGAGCCTCCAGAACCAGAGCTTCTCCAGGGCCCCCcactacccacacacactcactcaaactgG GTTTGAGGGACGTATCGGTCTCTACTGTCTTGCCCTGCAGGACGTGCAGCAACAGTGTTGTGGCCTCCAGGAGGAGAAGTGTCAG ATCTTTCTCCGAATGGTGAAAATGATATTCAGTCAGCGGTTTCCAAAGAATAAAAATGAGGAAGACTTCTTCAAGAACCTCATTGTAATGCAGGAAAAG GAAGTGGAAACACTGAGGAAACGGTTAACCGCCAAGACGGCCTCTGAAAAGACTGCTGAGACAGATTCTCCCTGTaccctggaggagatagagaggacCCATAAAGACCTTCTGGAGCACGGGCTTCAAATG ACTGAAGTATTTGGCCAGCAGGTGGAGCACTTGTGCCAGCATCTTTTGGGTAAGGACAGCGTTCTGCCGACAGAGGAAGCCCAGGCCATCATCAACTCTCTCATCCACACTCTGGTACTGCTAGAGAACCACTGGATGGCTGCTCAGGAAGCAGGCCTTAAG AGCATCCAGCAGAGGCTGCTGTGGTGGGAGGAGTTGATGTATCTTTTTCAGGCCAAACCCGCCTTACTCAGACAGGAAGTGTCTCTGAGGCAAGCCCTGGTTGCCACGGCACTGGAGCAGCTCTCCGGAGAAGACaccttgacctttgacctgatgGAGAAGATGCTGTCGGAAATGCAGTGCAGTCTGAAGGAGTGCCTTGAGCTGTGCACCGAGG ACTGTGTGAAGAAAGCCAAGGAGCTGGCGAgtgagaagtggaggaggaccGAGAGCAAGAGTCAGAAGCTGCAGAGCAGCCAGGCCCGGGAGAGAAGCCAAGCGCTGGATTCAGCACAAGCCCACGGTGACCTACATCACTTCATCAAG GTGTATAAGGAGCTGCAGGCCAAACACAGGCAGCAGAGCATCAGCCTGGAGTTGAAACAGGATGACAGAGTGGTCGAAGCCCTCTGCGATCTATGGAGG AAACTTCACTCTTCGTGGTCGAGGAGAGTGGGCGAGGAGGCCAAGAAGGTCTTCCTCGGCAATCTTGCTCCCAGGCCACAGCTCTCTGTTGAGCACTGCAGCAAGCTGTGGTTGGATCTAGAGGATAAGCTGGCCACACAGTGGCAGCAGGCGGAGGTTGGGACCAAGATGCAACTGGAGGACATGAGGGCTCAGATGGATCAGGATAGACAG CTCTGGTGTGAAGAGACTGCTGTGGTGCTGGCTTGCCTCAGGCATCTGACAGAGCAGCAGATGAAGATGCTCCAAACCACAGTTGTCAGGCAGAGCTACATGCTGGACAG ACCGGTGGGGATGCTGCTGGAAAAGAAACAGGAGCGCCTCCTGGTGGCAGTGCAGACACACTTTGTGTCCAGGCACTTCTGTCTGCATGTGCTAAGGGAAATGAGGCTGTCCAAGCTGAAAGCGCTGGCTCAAACAGACTTCAGAGACCTGCTGAGAGAAGACCACAACCAAAGCCAGGAAAACGACAATTCAGCCGCGAAAGATCAACGCAAG GACAGCGGGGCCAGCCTGGCAGAGAGACACCTGGGGGCCGAGAGCCAGCTGGTGGACCACAGCTTCCAGCAGGAGTTCCTCTCGGAGCTGGAGACGGGCACCGAGCTCCTGCAGAGGCACGCCCAGCTGCTGGTGGGCAACGCCCTCAGCCACAGGGTCTGGGGGCGGATGGAGGCCACGGCCCCGCTGGAATGGCCCACCCGCCCACAGCACACCGACGGACTGAAG CATCACCTGGCTGAGGTTGCCTCTGAGAGCGTGTACCTAACCAAGGACTCCCTCAGTGCCCTGGTTCAGGGTTACTACTCTCACATGGAGGACGTCACCACCAGACTGCAGGAGGAACAGTCAAGCACACGGCAGTCAGTCAGAG AAGAGAATGCGAGGCGAGAGAGCAGCCATCTCTTCCACCAGGGCTTGCTGAGAGAGCTGGCCAACTGGGAGAAGAACCTGACGTCTAAAGAGTTTCAAAAGAG GGTTGAACAACACAAAAGGAAGTTGCTGGAGCACTACGACCTCGGACAGGAGGTGCTGTTTGATACTCTGAGGCAGCAAAGAGTTTCCGAGGACCAGGCCATGGAAAAGGTCAAAGCACAGTTGCTG GAAGCAGAGGAAAACTTTATTACGGAGGTGGCTGCCCTGGCCCGGGTGTCTCTCCAAAACACCCGTCTGGACCCCACTATCCAGGAGGAGAACTCTG GTGTTGTGAGTCACGACATCATGAATCTGCTGGCCCTGAATCCAGATCTGGATCCTGCTAAGAATCCCTCTCTGACTCCAACAGTTGTAGCGACCGCTCCAAAAGCACCTCAGAAGAAGAACAGGGAGCGGGAATCTCAACTCATTTGA